In Spirochaetota bacterium, one DNA window encodes the following:
- a CDS encoding ABC transporter ATP-binding protein — protein sequence MNTKIQITNLYKSFGQQVIFSGLNLSVYKGEILCIIGKSGSGKSVLLKHCIGIIKPDSGTIAVDGQPLTYTDADAAIVKKFGVLFQGGALFDSMNVYDNIAFPLRRQGVSEEVIAHKVPELLAHVGLKGIEAKMPSELSGGIQKRVALARAIAKNPEIMLYDEPTTGVDPITAGSVDRLIVYMRNTFGMTSVVVTHDMRSAFRIADRIAMLHDGTIIFEGTPQQIQECQDTVVRQFIAGKASA from the coding sequence ATGAACACAAAAATACAAATCACAAACCTTTACAAATCCTTTGGACAGCAGGTTATTTTTTCTGGACTCAACCTCTCTGTGTATAAAGGTGAAATTCTTTGCATCATTGGCAAAAGCGGAAGTGGCAAATCAGTATTGCTCAAACACTGCATTGGCATAATAAAACCTGATAGCGGTACAATCGCTGTTGATGGTCAACCGCTCACCTACACTGATGCTGATGCAGCTATCGTTAAAAAGTTTGGCGTGCTTTTCCAGGGTGGTGCGCTTTTTGATTCAATGAATGTGTACGACAATATTGCATTTCCACTCAGAAGGCAGGGCGTTAGTGAAGAGGTTATCGCCCACAAAGTACCTGAATTGTTAGCACACGTTGGATTAAAGGGCATTGAGGCAAAGATGCCTTCAGAGCTTTCAGGCGGTATTCAGAAGCGGGTGGCACTTGCCAGAGCTATCGCCAAAAACCCTGAAATTATGCTGTACGATGAACCCACCACCGGTGTTGACCCAATTACCGCAGGCTCGGTTGACCGACTTATTGTGTATATGCGCAACACTTTTGGTATGACCTCAGTGGTGGTAACACATGACATGCGTTCTGCATTCAGAATTGCTGACCGCATTGCAATGCTGCATGATGGCACAATCATCTTTGAGGGAACGCCACAGCAGATACAGGAGTGTCAGGATACGGTTGTGCGACAGTTCATAGCAGGAAAGGCATCAGCGTGA